The DNA segment TGGAATTAAAACAagatacaaaaaattgaaagccaCATTGTACCTGAGGAggattatgattttttaaaaactggtattttccTACGACCCACTTTagtaatttttcaatatctaTTCAATTTCTGACTGTAGAAAATTAGAAATCCACCTTTTTCAAAGTCCCTGCAGCGCTGGCTTTTTAAGGGGAGccataagtaattttttttcaagaaatttttttttggttgttttctgatcaaatttttcaaatccttGATTGTAATTCAAGAGCAAGTCTTTTACAATCTGATTAATATTAAATAAGTTATGGGGCGTTTTGTGGCACCTGGGGTGATGGAAAATTCTTTCAGTTTGTTCTAAACTTTATTGACATCAAGGTACACTTTTCTTAAGATCTGCTTGatggattttcaaaaacatttttttgaactCTTTCCTAACCTTTTCTCTAACTCTTGGCGAGAGGGTTTTCCctgattatcattttttcttctttaaaaataaatttgaaggcCTCATTTgctaattttgttttgtttttcttataaaattcatgaaaatttttattttaagaaattttaaaaattctctcaTCTAAAGCTAGAAAAAAGTATaatgaaaaaaaggtttttgaaaatccatCTGATAGAACCTGTGAAAAATAATGTACCTTTCTTTAGCATCAATACAGTTTAAATGGTTAAATAGATAGGGGCTCGtaactacactgccgtgctgaggaagaacgccgtatgagccttcagacgttgccaagtttcttccgataaaaaccgaaattactgggaaaattgtgaatattattttccaaaatttttagaaaagtttgtacgcaatttaatctacaatatctgaaaatttcaaggaaaaatatgcatgaacgttgtcaaaaatacatgtttcatcaagggaattttggcaactcttgaatgttcattcggcgttcttccttaacaagGCAGAACACTGGACTGAGTTtcaatttcatccaaaataCCTACACAGCTTGCTTACTAAGAATTTGATAGCTTAAGCTTTCtgagacaaaagaaaaatttattcttttgagaACGATACAAATGTGCTTGGCAAGAGCTACATAACTAAATTCTACATTTTCCAGTTATTTCTCAAGTACAAAATTTAACAgggtgtagtttttttttttcattttgaggaaTCCTGATGAAgtcttgatttttcctgaattttgactACTAAATCcggatttcataatttttccaaatcctgactccataatttttccagatcctgattttttgcggagaaaaattaacggacggATAGCATAATTAACGGAAAAAAAgcggacagccgacttttctcaaatcctgattttacaaccgaatttttctcaaatcctgatgaaatcgggatatAATCCTGactgacctcaaatcctgaatcgggaaaatcctgatgctagacaccctgtttagtttctttataaaaaatgaagcacttttttacttcaaattttcaagatagGATCTTCATAATAAAATTCACTATactataaaatacaaaatacgaaGGTACACAAGTTCCCTTGTACATAGTTTCCCAAAAGAGCTGCACGTTTTTTGTCAGGCGAACgatagcagatatcaaaatgcggatTTTGTAGAGTTAATGTTCTAGTAAATACCGATAAAACGAGACAAATCCAAggtctctaagtcaaaaaatgactaagttacagtgttttgaaaatggcaTGTCGAACTGACCCCTCTAGGATTTTTAGTTTATTGCACTCTTTGATTTTCGAGGGATGGTATACCAACATTTTGTCCCTTTTGGGCAGACAATCACTAAAGAGTACTACAGCTCTGTGCTGATGACACTACGTGAGCACATTGCCAAGAAGCGGCCAGAGATGAAGGAGACATGGCTCCTGCACCACGACAACGCCCGCCCCCACATGGCCCAGTACACTAAAGGTATGGATAAACACGGGATTGTCTGTCTTCCTACAACCCGGACCTCGCACCCTGCGACTTTTGGTTGTTCCTTATGTTGAAGAAGGGCTTAAAAGGCAAGAGGTTTAACTCCATCAACGAAATAAAGagagctgttgaaactttcttgaacAACCTCAGGAAAGAAGATttcgaaaaaacatgtttgccgaAGTGGGAAGAACGGTTGCGGCGCTGTGTGGAAAGTGAAGGAAGgtactttgaaaatgaaactaGTGTCCAGTCGTCCAGTGAAGAAGAGTAAATGCTGGTGATCTTAGTAAGattctgtaaaattaatttaataaaaccacttgaatctttgattcctcgttttttttcagaaaaaaaatgctaaaaatcctggaggggtcaGTTCAAcgtgtcattttcaaaacactgtaacttagtcattttttgacttagagagctcagattggtcttgttttatcAGTATTTACTAGAATATTAACTCTACAAAATCCGCATTTTGCTATCTGTtaccgttcgcccgaaaaaaaaaacaaaaaacgtgcagtacttttgggacaccctatgtaatTCAACgttaaaacaaataaagaaaacaaggaaaagtagaatattctcatttcaaaaatttcccaactTTCTTCTGATATTAAAGTtggtcttttttttatttaaaaatcatgaaattaacATATTGAATTTGTTTATCCTGATATACTTAGTTCGGGAATTATTAAATGGGTGAGGGAATGGGACAACTTACTAAAACTAATGATGACAGGAAATATCGAGCAACTTCTTCTGGTGGTTGACCGCCGGCTATCCTTTCAAACGGAATCGTAGTTCTACTGTTATTGTTAGGAAAATGGCTGAGTATCCTACTTCCATACTCGTGAATGTCAAAGCTACTTCTATTTTCCGCTTCTTTTAGAACAGGCGCTATCATTTCATGCCATGCATTCACTCTTAAGGCTAAATCATTGGCACGAGATtcctgaagaaagaaaaaaaaagatcattTCTAACAATGAAGGCAAGAAAACAAAGATTTGATTTTAAATCACagaatcacaaaaaaatttcaaaggaaaaattattgtaTGGGCACAGTAAATAAGATACGATTATTGATATTaactatttttcttctcttgatCATTACTTACTTACACACCCACTAATATATTAaagaccaaagtgcaaaaccacatatttTCATGGAgatgtttcaaaagttttactctaattttattttttcgaaaagaaacaagcaaactacatagtttgaaattgatacaaaatattctactgacaaaggaaaaaaatcaagggatttttcaagaaattacacaGATTAGCTTtcctaagaaaaaataaagtatgaggggaagtctgcaacatctcAAATGGCGATAGATGTTTTCGTACTTTGGCCACTGACAtgttctttttcatttcagcAATAAGCCTGTTCAGTAATTGTTGCACTTCTAAGACATAGAGCCAGCACTaagtttaatgaaattttttgcgtttttcttATTGATATTAACCAATAAAAGACGAGTTAGAAGTTGCATATTTTGAATTCCAATTGAAATGTGCACTGCCAAGGAGGACAAGATGGAATCCAAAAATATCCTTCTCCCTGTGGCCATGATCCCGATTGTGCGCTGCCTCTGCAGAGATTTCCATGCTGTCGTGCCGTGATAGCAACTGCATAGACCATGAAAAAAGCCAAAGGATCATGGTTGCATGTGAAGGGATATTTTTGGGCGCAATCTTGGCTCTCTCAGTGGTGTGCATTTGAAAGGAAAGCTCAAAATCTGCAACTTTAGACTCATTTTTGTGGGTTGatatcactaaaaaaaaaaagaaccagagaaaatttctgtgaactgagcacatttcttgatttttgaaaatgcgACGATTACAAATTACTAAACATGATTATTGGGTACAGTTGTTACATATTCATTACAACTAGGGCCGGATTAGCGAGGGATTAGCTGTAGCACCTTGGACCTCCAGCCCAGGAATCCCCCTGggcattttttccataattctAGATCCTTCATCAGGTCTCTGGAGTCTAAAAGACAAACTTGGAAAGGCCCTAGGACTGGAATTTTGGTTGTCATGGAACCCTTATATTTTAGGATTTGGAACCCCTGATGACCAGCACCCCGCGCCCCTGAGCGCTAATCGGGCCTGATTACAATTTCTGATATGGAGCTGTTCGCAAAGTGTTTGCCTAATAAAGCAATTGAAGATacctccttcttttccttccaaGATTACTTGACACTTTGATCTACCTTCCTTTCATCGCTGAAATTGggagattttcaagaaatgagggttaaaaattggcacttcatgaaaattttttgtgTAAAACAATACAGCACTTAGTTAGGCTTTTTGTCTAAAAATTCATTAAGCAGCTATTAAATGAGCATGGCTGGTTACTACTAGCAGATTTCATAGTTGATTTTATTGcttcaatttctttcaaaatttctcgttGCAATGCGTTTTTGctcatttgttcttttttccgCGATTGATTGTTGCTCTTTGTATTgtgaatgaatatttttcttttggtcCACATAATTTGTAGCTCCTCTGCATGAAAGCACACTCAATTTTAACAGAAGTCTgttctccaaaaaattcaatgtttttcaccgctcatgtggaaatagagatatgcCTTTCATATCAGAGAGGCAACGTCTTATGCATTTTTCACTCCAGTTATCTTGTTGCCCTTACCTCCACTTTTAGGAGTCTGAATCCTTATCATTCTCGCCAGCTTTTGTAAATTATTGGTACCCAAGCCACATTCTACTTCTTTCATAAAATTGTTAAATGAATCATCGGTACGAAAATTTGCAGTAGAAACTTTCACTTCAATTTTTAGATGTTGAAAAAAAGGTTGAAGATAAGATCACTCACATCTAATGTtttgtttgcattatattgCTGAATAGTTCGGAGGGCATGAGCTTCATACTGATCACCAGCGTCAACAGGTTCATCTGCGTTTTCATTCCAAATACTCGGTCCGATGCCATCGAAAATGGTCCCTGCATTGTCGTGAGCCGGCAGAGGaacttcaatattttcaacATTATTATCTTGATGATTGTTATCACCATCATCGTCGTCATCCCCAAAATCTGTGCAGATGCAATCATTAGAAAATACTAAGCATTCTTAAAAAGTTGATATTGTAAACTATTGGAGAGGTGCACTCTCAATACCCACAACAAAAATAGTATGGTAAAAATGCATTGTTCCTCTTTATACCGCAATTTTAAACACATAAAGGTTTAGGAATACATAAGCAGAAGTTTTAGGTATACAATTTTATAGAACCCTCTTTTATTGACACAAGCAGGATTTCCATGATCTTTTCATTTCTTGATCTCCAGACTTTCTCTGACTTTCAATCAAACCCTCCACTTAGAGATTTTCTACCCTTTTTTTGTGCTGATTTCTGACAAACTGTGGACAAAATATCCACTTCTGGCAGttcaaattatggaaaagaaACTCGGAAGTTAATCAAGCTCTCCTGAATGGCACCGGCTCCAACCCCCCCTTTCAATACTTCTCTACCTCCAACGAAATTTGGGGGAATTTCCCCCAAACGCTAGGTTTCATCTTTCTCTAGCAATTACTTCTATTGAAACCTCAATTTCCTTATTAAAGGGTGGAGCGAAACTTTCACTTGATAAACTTAAATTGATCATagttaaaaatcgatattttggagtctgAGACTTAAAGGATAAAAGCCAGTTCACATTAACaagaataaataataataagtgTGACGgattcaaaataatttgaaataaaaacagGTACATACCTGCGCCACCATCAATTTCAGTATCGTCAAAACCATAAAAatctgggggaaaaaattaaattcagaatTAATTCATATGATAAGTTTATCGAATAACCTGAAAGCAAAATTagactaaaattttaaacgatattagttcaaaaaataaaaaatagttcAGACCTTTGTTCTGAATCATGTTGGAGCTtgcaaagtaaaaaattatcagagaCGTCAATTTCATTTCAGCTGataagattaattttttcaaggacAGTAACCTCCAGAGcgtcaaaaaaaagaaagaaaaccaaacaaacaaaaataaaaactatctTACTTCATGTGTTTGATGAGCCTTATGTTTATAAAAACTTGCTGCTACAAAATATACAAGATCAAATACACAAAAAACTGGATCAACATGGAACTCATTCAAAATCCACTCAGATCGAAGAGCTTTACtttattcctcaaaaattttcagtacTTCAATCATGTAAAGAGAACTACAGAGTTGTCGCCCAAGGAATTCACACCCAAACAATTCGTTGTTCCCCATACAGAGGAAGTAATTTCATTTGATCTctacaaaatttccactcatcaaattcattttaactggaaaaatattagacatttctgactgaaaatttcactacttTTTCTACAGAGCGCACGTTAAAATTAGCAAAGTTTTGAACAGAAATTGCACGATGGagaattttcacacaaatttttTATCTCTTCATCTGAAAGaacttaaagagctgatttaatagtatttcttataatttttttttggcatggaaaatagtataaaaatagatttaaaagtgaaaaaattcacCGCTTAGTGACGACACCCGGCAGCACTTCCTATTTAAACACACACATTttggcagattagatcattttgtcatatcttctcagATTATTGTTCCATTCACAAAGCAAGGGTATCCTTgcattcagttcactcagtagtttccatttaaacacgaaattcatcaaatttcagacacctgcaaattctctattctattattgtaaagaatcaagttatttgactaaattttgcaaccttagaataaagttacgttcctaTGTCCGGGAAAAGACAATTCATCTTTCGAACTTGATCAGTGTTTAGAAAAATGGTtgacaaaagaaaaaactcacCTCCTTCATACTCTGAAGCAGCATCTAACATTTCTAGAACAGAGGAAAAGACAAAATAGTtgaattaattattaaaaacGTATAAAAATGCACAAGATCTTCAATTACACGAGTGTCACATTCtctggaattttgaaattccctgactttttcatgcattttcaaTGCTTTTATTTCTAGAGCTTCTTATAAAAATGCTTTCACCAAAAGGTTTCTCTCGTTaagttttcgaaaattgaaaaaattcaaaattcaagcaTTTTAAGGCCAAAGTTCTAGTTTCCACAATGGAGCTTGCAGTTGTgatagaaaataattaaatgttgCCATCGAAAGAAAGAAATCAGGAGTCTGCAGCAAAATTCCCCTACTTTTTCAGGTGTTCaatgacttttcaagaactcGCAACCCTAATTTCCGAATCATATTCGATCAATCCTTCAAGACACTCTTGACAGACAAattaaagtgatttttttcaatctatcagaaagaaaagaaagactACTTACTGTAACTTGTAACAAAAAAGGATCGAAGCATGAGTGAAAATTGAGTACAATTACCTTAAGAGAATGTTTTGGATTCCAGTATTCAAATTAGATCCAACCAAGATTTTTGGCCTgaccatattttcttttttgtttctgtttttgAGGAttattagttttgaaatttttaacaatcaATTATGAGAATCAGTTACTCTGTTTTCCACGTAAAGGATCCTCCGCACCAAAGACCATTTTTGTAAACTGCACCTCAATTTTGAATTCTTGTGGACAAAGGTCACTTTTGCTTTTCCTGCATATAATTAAAACTCTTATTTTCAGAGATGGTTTTACTTAcctaatatttttctcttcctgTTGGGAGCGTCTTTCAGTCTTTTCATCTGTACCGCGTGGAATTCTGCTAGAACCCATGGATCAAACCCGTGGCCTTTGTTAAGATAGTATTTACCCTTTgtgaacatttctgacacaatAAACGTTTCTGACTCTGTATCTGTCTTTCctctattcttcttttttctctgtagAACACAGAATGAAATCAATTTATGATAAATGACGAAGATGAGTGAGAAAATTTTTTGCTGGTACAGATAATGTTCAAGACAATACACCATAAAAATAAGGATCATCATTGCATGGAAGTTTCCTTGTCACTTTTTTGTTATGCTGGAAATAACTGAGGAAAATACTTATTCCACTGAGTAATATTTTAATGGACCGAACCCTAAAAAGACGAAATGCAAATTTGCACATTGTAACACACGCTTTCTCATCAAAATCTCATGTAGAACTATTATTAAAGGTAACTCCTTATCAAGACATTGACGTTTTTCAATATGCGTATTCAAACTTCCCACTCATAGGAAAACCATGAACTATTTGAGATAAGTTGCACACTAAACATTACTTTCACAGTCTCAGAGGTATGAACATACACGAATCTCAATCTCGGAGTTAAGGCTTAGCTGTTGGatgttgtttacactttgaaaatgCAGGGTGAAGAAGGAAAGCTGCTTAGTTAAGAAGCCTACAAAAACTTGTGTACAAAGcccaatttgattcaagtaaactcttgtttttcttgtgaacgAGAAAATTTTTGTGACCAATGCCATTTAAAAACACTGATAAATTTTGTTTAGAAGTTTATTTCAGCCATTGTCGTTGCTTGAATGTTCAAGTAATTGCGCATTAGTTAATTTGGTGGAATTTCATAAATCATAAGACCTGCCACCTCATGATTATCTGATGAGTCgatatttgtgaaattttattcatctATAGAAAACTGCAAGTGTTTTTGaagatattaaaaaagaaatatacaattatgaaaacaaaaataattttacacgAATTTTGTGGTCCTGCATCAAATTACATCAGTCAATCCACAGATAAACCAAACCcaattttttaagttattttttgctcctaAAAAATGACCGTTAGAAGCTATAAAAAGGTACCAAAATCATGTGCATCACAATCCTATAGATATTACAATTAATGAAGAACAAgtcagagagagaaaaatggaaaagaaattcAGAAATGTAGTACTTACCGAACTAGACGAATCACTTGTATCCAACTTGTATACTCTTCGTTTTACCAAAGGCCGATTCGGATTGCCTTTGTCCAAAGGGATGGGTTCCCACGCTTTTGCTATAACTTTATCTAGGGACACAATGTTTTCTCGCTCTGGATTTTTTTGTAATCTGAAAACAGATTGAGTGAAGAACTCATTAAATCATGATTTGAGTTGATAGGCACTGTTAATTTAGAAATGGATAAATTCTTTCTGATTTTACtgaagaattttttcctttagaaTAACTGCAGCTATTTTGAACTTGGGCACATTGTCATGTTATAaagcaaaaaatacaaataattcGGGAttgcgtttttatttttatttttttttaaaaaaacctgacaATGGGTACAAGCCTGAAATGGCTGtagtttttcaaaaggaaaaaagtctACAGTAAAATCAGCGAGTGAAAGATTTATCCattactgagaaaaatatttatcatgACAAGTCTtgctaactttttaaaaaagactTTTTGAAACAAGCTCATCAATGtaagataaaaataatatttttacgcTTATGATCCAGCTGGGTGTTTGGAtcattattttcatgaaattcttgGTCTCATCAAGAAAACCATGCATATTATGGAGATTACTGATAATTATACAAagtttttatgaagaaaattacaaaaatcaaaagaCGGAAGAAAAGCTTCAATAGatggcaataaaaaaaaaataaataaataaaaaatttgaccagaggaaaataaatcaaaataaatacgATAAAAAGCAGATTCGCCATCAAAACTCctcaaattttaggaaaaatatacctaactgttttcaaaaatattcttcctAAGTTTCTGGCGTCAAAGTCAAACCATTCTATTTTCTcatgccgtgctatggaaaattGCCATAAGAACATTTAAATGCTGctaattttttccaataaaaacataatttagGTGGAAaactatgcatatttttccttggtgtTTCAGATATTTTGCATTTACTTGCGAACataattgtcagaaaatttggaagaaaaataaatacagcttttccaataaattcatgttttattgaAGAAAGTTTGCccacgcctgaaagttcatacagcgttttatACTTACTTCTGCCGACACTCGCGTTCTTTTTCAGTTTCTTCTTGAGTATCTTTTAAACTTTCAGGCGAGTCGTTCATGGGGAGGTCCATAGGCGGAGGGGTTGGTGGTGGTGTTGGTGGAGGCGGGGACAGAGGATTGTGTCCATCCATCATCGAGTGATCCATgtcattattgaaaatttcctcattaACAGGATGCTCCGCAGCCTCTAAAAAAGTCgtacaaaaattattaattcacTTTTATTGACATTGTGAGGACATGAAAAGGGACACAACCTAGACTAGAAAttcctagaatctggaaatacGCTAGGAATTTATAGAGGAGAAATTTTAATTACAAcacagatttttcagataaaaaaaaaaaaaagatcaaacatttcatttttcttttttatctcaatAATCAAATAATCTTGTGCTTAGgtgatgaaaaattatgaatcaatttttgtcggattGTTTCTACCGTTCACGGTAGAAAAGAATTGGCaaccttttttcctcctttttttttaaaagatttattttattgtaaGCTTCCAATACAGGAAATATATACAATTAGCTTAAATTATAAGTAggtcagcctcagtggtgtagtggtcaaggcagttcgctgccaacactgaggtcccgggttcaatccccagaggtgactgatatttgaggacactcaaatatcagtcatcgtgactgtggatgactatgccactccaataccctgacccttcgaggttacagggtgcgggagggacatagtcacccagtaagtaatccgtctgcactgttcgactgggttgtgaaaaatcggtaatcactcgtagtgtgcgcgactgccagcgctacctatcagtgtagattgcaacaacacagtccaactcggtggaggcatggccgtgctccgaaagtccgtgctctgcagcgtctgccacagtctttgataagaccttccgttggctatcagacggccgctgagccttgcgggaatacagatgatactcaatgtgtcaatagtacgaagataTGTTAAGGAGCACGGTCCGACTTCGGGGTGCATGAtggcagttgccagttgccttggccccttgagggcgcctcgccggccagcccggccttacttacttacttacttacttacttacttacttaaatTATAAGTAATGTATGTAGAAGTAACAACAGATTAATTACTTAATATCATAAGAGTTAAGAAAGAAAGTGGTAAAATAACTGACTAGCTACAGTTAGTCAAttatataattttaaatattacaagtTTAGGACTCAGAATCAGTAAAGACATTTACAAAGATTCAGTGGATTAATGAGTGAGTTTCAGATGAGATGAGTTGACGTAAATAATTTGatcctaaaattaattttgtcttAGAAATCAGTGTCAGGGCTGGTGACAAGTTCCCGaggtttcttctttttaagtcttCTAACCTCTATTAGATTATTTAGTAACTCAATCGCTGTTTCGTAGGGGTGGCGATGAAGCCTGTCTTCGTACCTTTGTGAGATTTTCTGAATATATTTATAAATAGATTCTATACCTGGGTCCTTGTGAATGTCTCTATTGGTTTCATATCTTTCGGCACCACACAATTGTTTTCAAGTTTTTGACTGCATTgattacaataatttttaacTAGATTTGGTGGCGCAGCCCCAAATTTGACAACCATATGCCCATGTGGGTCTTATGATTTGTTTATGAGGTAAAATCTTATTATCTAAAGAAAGGGAGGACTTCTTACCTAGCAACCAGTTTGatctaaaagttttaaaattgcattCCTTCTTTTTGAGTTTAATATGATGTTTCCATTTAAGTATGGTATCTAACGTAATTCCTAAATATTTTGCTACTTTGCATAACGGTATATTGGCAACCTTCActgatgttttttcaaaaatcagggtAACTAATAATTAGATTAAGACGGGAATGTTTATCAGGTTGGTATAAACACTTTTCCACATAAGATTATTGGCCTCTGATCTCAGTAAAATCAGAGGGTTTTGTTAATGTAGGCTTCATAATAAATAGAAGAGtgaaaatgcggaaaaaatgctttaaaaaaatgcataatatTGAACATTATTTGTGGAGGCACTCACCGCCTTCTTTATACTTGTGTTCAATgtatcatacatttttttt comes from the Bemisia tabaci chromosome 7, PGI_BMITA_v3 genome and includes:
- the LOC109041609 gene encoding uncharacterized protein, whose protein sequence is MAPEPLDISEHELLFKATDLSKLASIDLSQYLEAYMRNIRNLYNNSSAVKEMNFAEAAMVIQNSSIIFAKNVDSIWARAMNIRLALSANMNRKKSNDDEDDEDCDVGTGEEGADKQKEKAKKKKKRTFNVEEFKLLPFLNTDKNIDMKLDKKEDKLAKQSDKLVLPTSLRIKSKVNKSRDIFTPEGEAVGKMDEFRLFWPITKSGYLQEDYEPDDRCVFPERIIEQSFTEAAEHPVNEEIFNNDMDHSMMDGHNPLSPPPPTPPPTPPPMDLPMNDSPESLKDTQEETEKERECRQKLQKNPERENIVSLDKVIAKAWEPIPLDKGNPNRPLVKRRVYKLDTSDSSSSRKKKNRGKTDTESETFIVSEMFTKGKYYLNKGHGFDPWVLAEFHAVQMKRLKDAPNRKRKILEMLDAASEYEGDFYGFDDTEIDGGADFGDDDDDGDNNHQDNNVENIEVPLPAHDNAGTIFDGIGPSIWNENADEPVDAGDQYEAHALRTIQQYNANKTLDESRANDLALRVNAWHEMIAPVLKEAENRSSFDIHEYGSRILSHFPNNNSRTTIPFERIAGGQPPEEVARYFLSSLVLANTYNVELSKSVKKDLAMNCLELTILSKTRHADEIDDNMRSNNRAS